A portion of the Kiritimatiellia bacterium genome contains these proteins:
- a CDS encoding AIR synthase-related protein codes for MSFRIEIGLRRGLRDPRGERAARLAREFLRLPVRRIVTRDVYLVADDVSAALQQRVAQEFADPVTARAAVGRLPPPPFDWLIEIGLRPGVTDNVGQTARTVLADVLDRSTSEVGPVFSATQYFVSGEDLRREHAERLARDLLANELIQTVRIYSPEEWRAAPPAAELPLVRDPHQPTVREISLEVSDEELLRISREGILSLSLAEMRAIRDHYRRPDVRAARAQLGLPADRPTDVELECLAQTWSEHCKHKIFAARVFYEETPGRVEMIDSLFDTFIRRATTEIARRRDWLVSVFRDNAGIIRFNERWLVAYKVETHNSPSALDPYGGAITGIVGVNRDPMGTGLGCELLANTWGYCFASPFYEGEVPAGLMHPRRIRDGVHRGVVDGGNQSGIPWARGFERFDERFLGKPLVFCGTVGRLPHVVAGRPAHEKEIRPGDVIVMAGGRIGKDGIHGATFSSEELRHESPAQAVQIGDAFTQRKLYEFLIEARDRGLYRAITDNGAGGLSSSIGEMCTLSGGADLELARAPLKYAGLDPWEILLSEAQERMSLAVPPERLDELLELARRRDVEATALGTFTDSGAFVVRYHGRVVGRLDLEFLHRGCPRMELRARWSPPSVPPPCPLRPGPRNRVLLELLASLNIASKEWSARSYDGEVKGLSVGKPFVGRRSDVPADATVMRIEHGSHEGIVLAEGINPFYSDLDTYAMVASVVDEAVRRAISVGGTLAHLAGLDNFCWPDPVPSATNPDAEYKMAQLVRANRALYDVTTAYGVPCISGKDSMKNDSIRGGRRISIPPTVLFSVIGRIADVRRIVTMDFKRPGDRIAVAGLTRDELGASEFHRWLAARRGTPGAFGGRVPCPEPASALKLYAAMERAIAAGLLHSSHTPTLGGLAIAFAWAAIGGDVGAVVDLAMVPTEAGLGDDARLFSESPARFVLTAPADRAAELEAIFRGVPFAWVGEVTAEPQLRVRGVGGRQIVNLPVAKMRRVWQRTFDRM; via the coding sequence GTGAGCTTCCGCATAGAAATCGGCCTGCGGCGAGGCCTGCGCGATCCGCGCGGCGAACGGGCGGCGCGCCTCGCGCGCGAGTTCCTCCGCCTGCCCGTCCGCCGCATCGTCACGCGCGATGTCTACCTCGTCGCGGACGACGTATCGGCCGCTCTGCAGCAGCGCGTCGCGCAGGAGTTCGCAGATCCCGTCACCGCCCGCGCCGCGGTCGGACGCCTTCCACCGCCCCCGTTCGACTGGCTCATCGAAATCGGCCTGCGGCCCGGCGTCACCGACAACGTCGGCCAAACCGCGCGCACCGTGCTGGCAGATGTGCTGGACCGCTCGACCTCCGAGGTGGGGCCCGTGTTCAGCGCCACGCAGTACTTCGTATCCGGAGAGGATCTCCGCCGCGAGCACGCCGAGCGCCTTGCGCGGGACCTGCTGGCCAACGAACTGATTCAGACTGTCCGCATCTACTCGCCCGAGGAGTGGCGCGCAGCTCCTCCCGCCGCGGAGCTGCCACTGGTTCGCGACCCGCACCAGCCGACCGTCCGCGAAATCTCGCTCGAGGTCTCTGACGAAGAGTTGCTGCGAATCAGCCGCGAGGGCATTTTGTCCCTCAGCCTCGCGGAAATGCGCGCCATCCGCGACCATTACCGGCGGCCGGACGTCCGCGCCGCGCGCGCGCAACTGGGGCTGCCGGCGGACCGTCCCACCGATGTCGAGCTCGAATGCCTCGCACAAACGTGGTCCGAGCACTGCAAACACAAAATTTTCGCCGCGCGAGTGTTCTACGAGGAGACGCCCGGTCGCGTCGAAATGATTGACTCCCTCTTCGACACGTTCATTCGGCGCGCGACCACCGAGATCGCCCGCCGCCGCGACTGGCTCGTGTCCGTCTTCCGCGACAACGCGGGCATCATCCGCTTCAACGAGCGCTGGCTGGTCGCCTACAAGGTGGAAACGCACAACAGTCCCTCCGCGCTCGATCCGTACGGCGGCGCGATCACCGGCATTGTCGGCGTGAACCGTGACCCGATGGGTACGGGGCTGGGCTGCGAGTTGCTCGCGAACACGTGGGGCTATTGTTTCGCCTCGCCGTTCTACGAGGGCGAGGTGCCGGCCGGTCTGATGCACCCACGCCGCATCCGCGACGGGGTGCATCGCGGTGTGGTGGATGGCGGCAACCAGAGCGGCATCCCCTGGGCGCGAGGTTTTGAACGCTTCGACGAGCGCTTTCTCGGCAAGCCGCTGGTCTTCTGCGGGACGGTTGGGCGGTTGCCGCACGTCGTGGCGGGCCGCCCTGCCCACGAAAAAGAAATTCGACCCGGCGACGTCATCGTGATGGCGGGCGGACGGATCGGCAAGGACGGCATCCACGGCGCAACGTTTTCCTCGGAAGAGCTCCGGCACGAGTCGCCCGCCCAAGCGGTGCAGATCGGCGACGCGTTCACGCAGCGCAAACTCTACGAGTTCCTGATCGAAGCGCGGGACCGCGGCCTGTACCGCGCGATCACCGACAACGGCGCCGGCGGCCTCAGCTCGTCGATCGGCGAGATGTGCACGCTCAGCGGTGGCGCCGACCTTGAACTGGCCCGCGCGCCGCTCAAGTATGCGGGACTGGATCCGTGGGAGATCCTGCTCAGCGAGGCGCAGGAGCGCATGAGCCTGGCAGTGCCCCCCGAGCGGCTTGACGAGCTGCTCGAGCTCGCGCGCCGCCGTGATGTCGAGGCGACCGCGCTGGGCACCTTCACCGACTCCGGCGCGTTCGTGGTCCGCTACCACGGACGGGTGGTGGGACGGCTGGACCTGGAGTTCCTGCACCGCGGCTGCCCGCGCATGGAGCTGCGCGCACGCTGGTCGCCGCCGAGCGTGCCGCCACCCTGTCCGCTGCGACCGGGTCCGCGGAACCGTGTACTACTGGAACTGCTCGCCTCGCTCAACATCGCCTCGAAAGAGTGGAGCGCGCGCTCCTACGACGGCGAGGTAAAGGGCCTCAGCGTCGGCAAGCCGTTCGTCGGACGGCGCTCGGACGTGCCCGCGGACGCAACGGTGATGCGGATCGAGCACGGCTCTCACGAGGGGATCGTGCTCGCGGAGGGCATCAACCCCTTCTACTCCGACCTCGACACCTACGCGATGGTCGCGTCGGTGGTGGACGAAGCGGTCCGTCGTGCGATCAGCGTCGGCGGCACGCTCGCGCACCTGGCCGGGCTCGACAATTTCTGCTGGCCCGACCCGGTACCGTCCGCGACGAACCCGGATGCGGAGTACAAAATGGCGCAGCTGGTGCGCGCGAACCGCGCCCTCTACGACGTCACCACCGCCTACGGCGTGCCCTGCATCTCGGGCAAGGACAGCATGAAAAATGATTCGATCCGGGGGGGCCGGCGGATTTCCATCCCGCCGACGGTGCTGTTTTCAGTGATCGGCCGCATTGCGGATGTCCGGCGAATTGTCACGATGGACTTCAAACGCCCGGGCGACCGTATCGCGGTGGCCGGTCTCACGCGCGATGAGCTGGGCGCTTCAGAATTTCATCGCTGGCTCGCCGCCCGCCGCGGCACGCCGGGCGCCTTCGGCGGACGCGTACCGTGCCCGGAACCGGCCAGCGCGCTGAAGCTGTACGCGGCGATGGAGCGGGCGATCGCCGCCGGCCTGCTGCACTCCTCACACACGCCCACGCTCGGCGGGCTGGCGATCGCGTTCGCCTGGGCGGCGATCGGGGGCGACGTCGGCGCGGTCGTGGACCTCGCGATGGTGCCAACGGAAGCCGGTCTTGGCGACGACGCGCGGCTCTTCTCCGAAAGTCCGGCCCGATTCG